Proteins encoded together in one Triticum dicoccoides isolate Atlit2015 ecotype Zavitan chromosome 7B, WEW_v2.0, whole genome shotgun sequence window:
- the LOC119335579 gene encoding aspartyl protease AED1-like codes for MACSIPSLLICLLLLAPQLGSSYHTTSYSHGRKHVVLRSSQDSRVPPSCSPIHSGDDGGPLPVMHRRSACSPSGAGLDHSKPSVDDTFDRDALRLSTLFGKSGVTIPSTGTPLAALPGASEYHVAVGFGTPVQKFHVGFDTGSASAGATLLQCKPCAVARGAPCPRAFDPSKSTSLVHVPCGSPDCDVSECKGRRCTRALNWKNGLQNATFVTDTLTLTRSVIVDKFRFFCLEMAARSGDGSSGILDLSRDRHSLASRVAPSRATVAFSYCLPSYADSIGFLSVGGARPELAGHNVTYATLRSKALHPNLYSVQLVGFSIAGQDLKIPPIKLVGDTVFELHTTFTYLRPDVYAVLREQFKGWMRPYRLAPPLGDLDTCYDFTGLSSMILPDVTLRFKGGATMDLDIENFMYFKDPENHFSVGCLAFAAARTLEPVVAVIGTLAQGMTEVVYDVLGRKVGLIPRRC; via the exons ATGGCTTGTTCTATTCCCTCTCTGCTCATCTGCCTGCTTCTTCTTGCTCCCCAGCTTGGCAGCTCTTACCACACCACCAGCTACTCCCACGGTAGAAAGCATGTCGTCCTCCGTTCATCCCAGGATTCAAGGGTTCCGCCGAGCTGCTCGCCCATCCATTCCG GTGATGACGGGGGGCCGCTGCCTGTAATGCATCGCCGGAGCGCGTGCTCTCCTTCTGGCGCCGGCTTGGACCATAGCAAGCCCTCGGTCGACGACACCTTCGACCGCGACGCCCTCCGCCTAAGCACGCTCTTCGGGAAGTCTGGTGTGACGATCCCCTCGACCGGCACTCCACTGGCGGCTTTGCCGGGCGCGTCCGAGTACCACGTCGCCGTCGGCTTCGGTACGCCGGTGCAGAAGTTCCACGTGGGGTTCGACACGGGCAGCGCCTCCGCGGGAGCCACGCTGCTCCAGTGCAAGCCGTGCGCCGTGGCCCGTGGCGCGCCGTGCCCCCGTGCTTTCGATCCGTCCAAGTCCACCTCCCTAGTCCACGTCCCGTGCGGCTCGCCGGACTGCGACGTAAGCGAGTGCAAGGGACGCCGCTGCACGCGCGCACTCAACTGGAAAAACGGGCTGCAAAATGCCACCTTCGTGACCGACACGCTCACGCTCACGCGGTCGGTTATCGTAGATAAGTTCAGGTTCTTTTGCCTGGAGATGGCCGCCAGATCGGGGGACGGCTCGTCCGGCATCCTCGACCTCAGCCGGGACAGGCACTCGCTGGCATCCCGGGTGGCTCCGTCTCGGGCCACGGTGGCCTTCTCCTACTGCCTGCCGTCGTACGCCGACTCCATCGGCTTCCTCTCCGTCGGCGGCgcccggccggagctcgccggccataacGTGACCTACGCCACCCTGCGGAGCAAGGCCCTCCACCCGAACCTCTACTCTGTCCAGCTCGTCGGTTTCTCCATCGCCGGCCAGGACCTGAAGATCCCGCCCATCAAACTCGTTGGTGACACGGTGTTCGAACTGCACACCACGTTCACCTACCTGAGGCCGGACGTCTACGCGGTCCTTCGCGAGCAGTTCAAGGGGTGGATGAGGCCGTACCGCCTGGCGCCGCCGTTGGGTGATCTCGACACGTGCTACGACTTCACCGGCTTGAGCTCCATGATCCTGCCGGATGTCACGCTCCGCTTCAAGGGCGGGGCGACCATGGACCTTGACATCGAGAACTTCATGTACTTCAAGGACCCCGAGAACCACTTCTCTGTGGGGTGCCTCGCGTTCGCCGCGGCGCGCACCCTCGAGCCGGTGGTTGCGGTGATCGGGACCTTGGCGCAGGGGATGACGGAGGTGGTCTATGACGTGCTCGGACGAAAGGTTGGGTTAATTCCCCGCCGCTGCTGA